The nucleotide window ACGAGCCGTGGCAGCTCCGCCCGCGGCCAGACACCGCCCAGTCCGCGCACCACCACCTCCTGGTCGTGCACCCAGTACAGGTGCACGAACCGGTTGGCCAGCGGCGGGCTCAGCTCCCATCCGTCCGCCGCCGAGGCCCGCGGGTTGGCGGCGGCCACGATCCGTATGCCGGGCGGCAGTTGCAGCGCGCCGACCCGCCGCTCCAGGACGACCCGCAGAAGCGCGGCCTGCACGGCCGGGGTGGCGGTGGAGAGCTCGTCCAGGAAGAGCAGCCCGCGCCCGGCGCGCACGAGTTCCACGGCCCACTGCGGCGGCGCCATCGGCACGCCCTGCACCGCGGGGTCCTCGCCCACGACGGGCAGCCCGGAGAAGTCCGACGGCTCGTGGACGCTGGCGATCACGGTGGTCAGGGGCAGGTCGAGGGAGGCGGCGAGCTGGGTCAGGGCCGCGGTCTTGCCGATGCCCGGCTCGCCCCAGAGCAGCACGGGCAGGTCCGCCGCCACGGCCAGGGTGAGTGCTTCGAGCTGCTCGTCGGGCCGCGGCTCGGTGGTGGTCGTCCGCAGGAGGGCCAGGAGGTCGTCGGCCGGCGCGAGATGCGTTTTCCGGGCGGGCAGGACGGTGCTGATGGTCATGGGCATCACCTGAAGGGGGAGGAGGAGTGGAGACCGAAGTGGAAGGCGAACGGAAGGCGCATGGGGCATGGGGGCACGCAGCGCGGAACAGGCAGCGCGGAACACGCGACATCAGTAAGGGACGTGAGCCGGGGCGCCGGTCAGGGGAACAGGCCGGTGCGGGGCCGGGACCG belongs to Streptomyces sp. V3I8 and includes:
- a CDS encoding MoxR family ATPase, with protein sequence MTISTVLPARKTHLAPADDLLALLRTTTTEPRPDEQLEALTLAVAADLPVLLWGEPGIGKTAALTQLAASLDLPLTTVIASVHEPSDFSGLPVVGEDPAVQGVPMAPPQWAVELVRAGRGLLFLDELSTATPAVQAALLRVVLERRVGALQLPPGIRIVAAANPRASAADGWELSPPLANRFVHLYWVHDQEVVVRGLGGVWPRAELPRLVPELLAEAVAFSRRAVCGFLTARPTLIHRLPSSETRRGGAWPSPRSWDAALTLLAFGTAASASREVLALLVRGAVGDGPGLELLAYLDRMDLPDPESLLADPAAAELPERGDLRQAALEAVVAAVGARPERGRWEAGWAVLVRASETGTADLLVAPATALAALRRDDWEVPETMERLAGVIGLAREADRSVRRVTAVGSALRGAGAGR